A window of Synergistaceae bacterium contains these coding sequences:
- the ligA gene encoding NAD-dependent DNA ligase LigA, whose translation MGGAASVPKEARERAAFLREEIRRHGRLYYVLDSPEIPDDEYDSLYAELARLEELHPALLTPDSPTQRVGGKAAEGFTKVELTEPMLSLDNALGMDDLSAFLIRTAPFADGGYVCELKIDGLAVSLLYEDGLFVRGTTRGDGRVGEDVTANIRTIRNLPLRLTGDAPRSMEVRGEVLIRRDDFAELNYVREEQGEPLFANPRNAAAGSIRQLDPAVVAERRLSIFAYSILRPEGLGLRTQEEVLEGLVGFGLPVQPAWRACPPGDVPGFVEQWRERRFELPYATDGVVVKLNHLSSWAELGATSHAPRWAVAFKYPPEERVTRVEDILVSVGRTGALTPVAILAPVVVSGTTVRRASLHNEDELRRKDVRIGDLVRVRKAGEIIPEILGPVVEERTGEEREFVMPDRCPACGSPAVRLEGEVALRCQNRSSCPAQLKEGILHFAARNGMDIRGMGEKIVDQLVERGIVRSLADLYDLTKDDLVSLDRMGEKSAQNLLDGLERSKERPFRSLLASLGIRFTGVRSAEILAGAFRDMPALSEASGEELASVDGVGPVMAAAILSFFDQPENRSMIERLAAAGVKGASAAPEEAREEAPGPRPLEGMRMVFTGELSSMTRQEAESMAKRLGASVTSSVSGRTTLVIAGENAGSKLDRARSLGVRVVDEREFLQMTGE comes from the coding sequence ATGGGCGGCGCGGCGAGCGTTCCGAAGGAGGCGCGCGAGCGGGCGGCTTTTCTAAGGGAGGAGATTCGGAGGCACGGAAGGCTCTACTACGTGCTCGACTCACCCGAGATCCCCGACGACGAGTACGATTCCCTCTACGCCGAGCTCGCCAGGCTGGAGGAGCTCCACCCGGCCCTACTCACGCCCGACTCTCCGACTCAGAGGGTGGGAGGGAAGGCAGCGGAGGGATTCACCAAGGTCGAACTGACCGAGCCGATGCTGAGCCTGGACAACGCGCTGGGTATGGACGACCTCTCGGCCTTCCTGATCAGGACGGCACCTTTCGCGGACGGGGGCTACGTCTGCGAGCTCAAGATAGACGGGCTCGCCGTCTCCCTGTTGTATGAGGACGGCCTCTTCGTCCGCGGTACGACCAGGGGCGACGGGCGAGTCGGCGAGGACGTGACCGCCAACATCCGCACCATCAGGAACCTGCCCCTTAGGCTGACTGGAGACGCCCCCCGTTCCATGGAGGTTCGCGGGGAGGTGCTGATACGGCGCGACGACTTCGCCGAGCTGAACTACGTGCGCGAGGAGCAGGGCGAGCCCCTCTTCGCGAACCCCCGCAACGCGGCCGCGGGAAGCATCAGGCAGCTTGACCCGGCCGTGGTCGCCGAGCGCCGCCTCTCGATCTTCGCTTATTCGATACTCAGGCCCGAGGGCCTGGGGCTTCGCACCCAGGAGGAGGTCCTGGAAGGACTGGTCGGATTCGGCCTGCCGGTGCAGCCCGCCTGGCGAGCCTGCCCCCCAGGGGATGTGCCCGGTTTCGTGGAGCAGTGGAGGGAGAGACGGTTCGAGCTGCCCTACGCGACGGACGGAGTGGTCGTCAAGCTGAACCACCTCTCGTCCTGGGCCGAGCTGGGTGCGACGTCGCACGCCCCGCGGTGGGCCGTCGCCTTCAAGTACCCGCCGGAGGAGAGGGTCACGCGGGTAGAGGACATATTGGTCTCGGTCGGCCGTACCGGCGCTCTCACTCCTGTGGCGATTCTGGCCCCCGTCGTGGTCTCCGGCACTACGGTTCGCAGGGCGAGCCTGCACAACGAGGACGAGCTGAGGCGCAAGGATGTGCGAATCGGCGACCTGGTCCGAGTCAGGAAGGCGGGGGAGATAATCCCGGAGATACTGGGCCCCGTCGTGGAGGAGAGGACCGGGGAGGAGCGCGAATTCGTCATGCCGGACAGGTGCCCGGCCTGCGGAAGCCCCGCCGTGCGGCTGGAGGGGGAGGTCGCCCTTCGCTGCCAGAACCGCTCCTCCTGCCCGGCTCAGCTCAAGGAGGGCATACTGCACTTTGCCGCTCGCAACGGCATGGACATCCGCGGGATGGGGGAGAAGATAGTCGACCAACTCGTGGAGAGAGGAATCGTCCGCTCGTTGGCCGACCTGTACGATCTCACGAAGGACGACCTCGTCTCGCTCGACAGGATGGGGGAGAAGTCCGCGCAAAATCTGCTGGACGGGCTTGAGCGGTCCAAGGAGCGCCCTTTCAGGAGCCTGCTGGCTTCGCTTGGGATTCGCTTCACCGGCGTCCGCAGCGCGGAGATCCTGGCCGGGGCCTTCCGCGACATGCCGGCTCTGAGCGAGGCCTCGGGGGAGGAGCTCGCCTCCGTGGACGGCGTTGGTCCGGTGATGGCCGCCGCGATACTCTCATTCTTCGATCAGCCGGAGAACCGGAGCATGATCGAGCGGCTGGCGGCGGCGGGAGTGAAGGGCGCGTCGGCAGCTCCGGAGGAGGCGCGCGAGGAGGCGCCGGGGCCGAGGCCGCTCGAAGGTATGCGAATGGTCTTCACCGGCGAACTGAGCTCGATGACGCGACAGGAGGCCGAGTCCATGGCGAAGAGGCTCGGTGCCTCGGTGACGTCCAGCGTGTCCGGCAGGACCACGCTGGTCATCGCGGGTGAGAACGCCGGGAGCAAGCTTGACAGGGCCCGCTCCCTCGGGGTCAGGGTCGTGGACGAGCGGGAGTTTCTGCAGATGACCGGGGAATAG